The Flavobacterium sp. N2270 genome contains the following window.
CATCTGATTTTGCCTTTCCAAGTAATGGAATAAAAGCAGAGGCAACTCCAAATACAGAAATGACACTTATTGTAGATGTCGACATGAATTTGTTAAAAGAGTTACATCAACATGGAAGCGTTAGAACCATGAAAGACAGAAGACACGATTTATACAGTTTGAAAAAATTAAAATAATGAAAAATTACATTCTTTTATTATTACTTACAGCATCTTTTGGTTTTGCTCAAAACACTTTACATTATAACGATGAAAAAGGTTCGCCTAAAGCAACATTGCAAAATATATCATGGATTTCAGGAAACTGGATAGGTGAAGCTCTAGGTGGAATTTGTGAAGAAAACTGGAGTAAACCCATTGGTAACTCAATGATGTTTAACTTTAAATTGGTTAAAAACGGAAAAGTTGTTTTTTATGAATTAGGCCATATTATAGAAAAAGATAATACACTTTTATTGCAATTGAAACATTTTGGAGCGGATTTAAAAGGTTGGGAAAAACCAGAAATTAGCGAAGAATTTAGGCTCGTGAAAGTAGAAGAAAACAAAGTGTTTTTCAATCAATTTACATTTGAAAAGGTTTCGGATAATGAAATGAATATTTATGTAGTTTTTGAAGAAACTGGCAAAGAAATGAAGTTTAATTATAAGAAATAAGAAGATACAAACCTGACAGGTTAAAAACACACAAACGGAATGAGATTTTTTCGTTTCATGTAATGACAAAATTATGAGTAAAGGATGTTTAGAATGTGGCGATAAAATTATTGGCCGAGAAGATAAAAAGTTTTGTAGCGACGGTTGCAGAAATGCATACAACAACAAAATGAATAAAGATTCTAATAATTTAATGCGTAACATTAATAACAAATTGCGTAAAAATTATAGAATTCTCTGCGAATTGAATCCTGATGAAAAATCAAAAACAACTAAAACAAAATTATTGAGTAAAGGTTTCGATTTTGAGTTTTTCACCAGCATGTTAACAACAAAAACAGGAAATATTTATTACTTCTTATACGACCAAGGCTACCGACAATTAGAAGATGATTTTTTTATGTTAGTAAAGAAAGTAAGCTAACATGAAAAGGAATGAAATTTCAATATTAGGTTGTGGTTGGCTTGGTCTTCCTTTAGCCAAAAAGTTAATTGAAAACGGATTTTCCATTAAAGGTTCTACAACTTCTGAAGAAAAACTAACTGTATTAGAAGAAAACAAAATTCAACCGTATTTAATTGCATTAGACGAAGATAAAATAATTGGAAACATAACCAATTTTCTTACCGAATCAGAAGTTTTAATTATTGATATTCCACCAAAATTACGAAGTTCTCAATCAGAAAATTTTGTTTCTAAAATTAAAAACTTAATAATCGAAATTGAAAAGTCAGCAATTAAAAAAGTGCTTTTTATAAGCTCGACTTCGGTTTATGGTGATTTGCCAATCTTCTCGACTGGGCTCGAAGTGACAGAAGAATCAGCTTTAAACCCAGATTCTGAAGGTGGAAAACAATTACTTGAAGTAGAACAATTATTACAATCCAATCCCAATTTTAAAACTACAGTTATTCGCTTTGGTGGATTAATTGGTAAAGATCGTCATCCAATACAATTCTTAGCAGGAAGAGAAAATGTCGAAAACCCTGAAGCGCCTATTAACTTTATTCATCAAGATGATTGCATTGGAATTATTGAAAAGTTAATTAACAAAGGACTTCGACAGGCTCAGTCTGACAATTGGGATTGGAATGAAACCTTTAATGCTGTTGCACCAGAACATCCTACAAGAGCAGATTATTATCACAAAAAAGCTTTAGAAATGAATTTAAAAGTCCCTACTTTTGTAAAAGATTCAAAATCTAAAGGCAAAATAATTAGCAGTAAAAAACTGCAAAAAATTCTCAACTACACCTTTCAAAAACAAATTTAAAAAATGGCATATTATAGCGTTTTTCATAACTACATAACTAAAAAGAAAAACGCAATTGGCTTGCCTGTGCTTGCACTTATTTGGTGTTGCTTTTTTTGGGGAACCACATGGATTGCTTCAAAAGAAGGCGTAAAACACATGCCAGCACTTCAATTAGTTGCAATTAGACAATTGTTAGGCGGATTGATTTTCTTAATTTATTTCTTAGCTATAAAAGCGCCTTGGCCAAATAAAAGACAATGGCGAAACATTCTTATTTTGAGCGTTCTAAACTTTATGTTGAGTAATGGCTTAAGTACTTGGGGCGTAAAATATATATCGAGTGGATTAGGAGCAATTATTGGTTCAATTTTCCCACTTTGGATTGTAATCATCAGTTTTTTTAGAGGCGAAAAAGTCTCTTGGCGTGCTACGCTAGGATTGGTAATTTGTTTTCTTGGAATCTGTGTAATTTTTTACGATTATTTACATGATTTCTTAAATCCAGAATTTCAATTTGGAATTATTTTATCCATCATAGCAACGTTTACTTGGGCATTATCTACTATTTATATCAAAGAAAACAATACCAATTTTAATCCCTATTTTAATATTGGATTACAAATGCTCATCTCATGTACGGTCATGTTTTCTGTTTGTGAGTTTTCAGGAATAAGTATGCCGTTAAATGAAATTCCAGCTATTTCATGGTGGGCAATTATTTATTTAGTACTATTTGGTTCGGTATTTACATTTATAGCATTCATCTATTCTTTAGAACACTTACCTAGAGAAATAAGTAGTTTGTACGCTTATGTGAATCCAATGGTTGCTTTATTGTTTGGTTATTTACTCTTTAACGAATCCTTAAGCACTACAATTATTATTGGCGGATTGATTACACTTTCTGGACTTTTCATGGTAAATAAGGCGATTAAAAAGAAATAAAAAATCCCAAGCTTTCACTTGGGATTTAGAATTATTATAGAATTTGGATTACCAAATTTTTACTCTCTTATCTGGAGCAATATACATTCCATCTCCTTCTTTAATACTAAACGCTTTATAAAAAGCATCTACATTTTGTAAGGGAACATATGCACGATACATTCCTGGCGAATGCGGATCAGTTTTTACCTGATTTTTAATTGCTTCATCACGCATTTTACTTCTCCAAATAGTTGACCAAGAAATAAAGAAACGTTGTTCTGGCGTAAAACCATCAATTAATCCTGGATTTCCGTTTTTAGCTAAATAAATTTGTAAACCATCATAAGCAGCGTTTACTCCACCTAAATCACCAATATTTTCACCCAATGTAAATTTACCATCTACAAAAGTTCCTGGTAAAGGTTGTAAGTTAGAATATTGATCTGCCAAAGCGCCTCCAAGAGAAGTAAATTGTGTTAAATCTTCATCACTCCACCAGTTTACAAGGTTACCGTCTGCATCGTAACGTGAACCCGAATCATCAAATCCATGAGAAATTTCGTGCCCAATTACCGCTCCAATTCCACCATAATTCACCGCTTCATCTGCTTTATAATCATAAAAAGGTGGTTGTAAAATTGCAGCTGGGAAAACGATTTCATTATTTGAAGGGTTAAAATAAGCATTAACCGTTTGAGGAGACATTCCCCACTCTTCTTTGTCTACTGGCTTTCCAAGTTTTTTAATGTTCTCATTATTTCCCCATTTTGAAGCATTTTTCATGTTTTCAAAATACGTTCCTCCATTTTCTGGACTTGCAATTACCAATTCAGAATAATCTTTCCATTTATCTGGATAACCAATTTTAACTCTTGATTTTCTAAGTTTTAATTTTGCATTTTCCTTAGTAGCTTTTGTCATCCAAGGTAAATTATCGATACGATTTTCAAAAGCTAAAAATACATTTGCAATCATTGCTTCTGCTTTTGCTTTTGCTTCTGCAGGGAATTTTTTCTCTACATACAATTTACCTAAAGCCTCACCTAAAGTTCCGTTTACAGTTGCCAATGCTCTTTCATCCGCTGGGCGTTGTTTAACCGCTCCTGTTAACGTTTTTCCATAAAATTCCCAATTTGCATTTCCAATTTCAGTAGTTAACAATCCTGAAGATTGACGTAACACAGTCCATTTCATATAGGCTTTCCAAGAATCTACTTTGCTCTCTTTAAGAATAGATTCAACCGTTTCGATGTATTTTGGCTGAGATACAATTACAGAATCAATTTTCCCGATACCAATACCTTGATAGTAAGAAGACCAATTAACTGAAGGACTTAATTTTTGCAATTCAGCAATAGTCATTGGATTATAGGTTTTTCTTCTATCTCTACGTTCTACTCTATCTAAAGTCGCCGTTGACATCTTAGTTTCTAAAGCTAAAATTTTAGCAGCATTTGAAGTAGCCGTTTTTTCATCTTCACCAATAAACTGTAGCATTCTTGCTATATGTGCTTGGTATTTTTGACGTTTTTCAACATTATCTGGAGCATCAGAAACATAATAATCTCTATCAGGCAATCCTAAACTACCTGTGCTTAAGTAAACCACATTTCTACTACTGTTTTTAGCGTCTGTATATACATAACTACCAAAAAAACCAACGCCATTTCCGTCAGCTTCCATTTCAGTAATTAAAGCAGCTACATCTTTAGAAGATTTTACAGCGTCAATTTTTGCCAAATAAGGTTTTATTGGTTCAATTCCTTGTTTGTTTCTAGTTACAGTATCTAATATAGACTTGTACAAATTAATAGCTTTCGCTTGATCTGAATTTGGGTCAATAGACTTGTCGTTAATCGCATCCTTTAAAATAGCCATTACGTCTTCATCTGTATTTTTACGAAGCTCGTCAAAACTTCCCCAACGGGTTCTATCGCTAGGAATTTCTGTATTGTCTAACCATTTTCCGTTTACATAACGGAAAAAATCGTCTGAAGGTTTCACAGAAGTATCCATGAAATCAGTATTAATACCAACCGATTCTTTTTTAACCTCAACAGATTCTACAACATGAGTTGCTTCTTGCTTTGCTTTACAAGAATTTAATAGTGAGGCCAAAAAAAGAAAGCCTAAGCTTCCTTTAAAAATGTAGTTTTTCATTTTATATTTTTAGTTTTTGAAAGTTCTCAAAACAAATATAAGTTTTTGAAATGAGAAATTCTATCAAGATAATTGTTTGAATACCATTTTAACATTTGTTTGAATTATAAAAAATAAAATATTTTCATATATTGCATGAATTTCCTACTAATCAATTAACAAAATGGCAAAAAAAAACTACTTACCTCTAATTATTGGGTTCTTTTTTTTATTTAATATAATCAATGGATACTCACAAGACGATTTAAAATCAACAAAATATGGAGACAAAATCAAAAAACATTTATCATTATCAAAATATGATTTGTCAGAAGTAGACCTTAAAAACTTATATGTTGATAGTGAATACCTTACAAAAAAAACTCAAATTACTCATATTTATGTCGGGCAACAATTTGAAGGAATTAAAATTTTTAACGCAATTTCTAGTATTGCAATAAAAAATGATGAAATTTTTTATGTTGGGAATTCATTTGTGAAAAATATAGCTGAAAAAATCAACACTGTTACCCCTACAGTTAGTAAAGAACAAGCTATTCGAAATGTTGCTACACATTTTAAATTAGAATTACCTAATGAAATAAAACTTATTAGTTCTACGAAAAACAATTATGTTTTTGATAAAGCAAATGCGTTTTTAGAAAACATTCCCGTAAAACTTGTTTTCACATATGTAGATCAACAAGAATTAAAGTTATCTTGGGACGTTAGTCTTTATACAATTGACGGAAAGCATAATTGGAATGCAAGAGTTGATGCAATTTCTGGAAATATTATAGAGTTTACAGATATGGTCATCAGTTGTGATTTTGGCATTCCATGTTCAATTACCGGAGAACACAGTCATGATAAATCTAATAATCAAGAATTCGCAACTTCATTTTTCAAAAAAACATCTTCTGCATTAGTAGGAGGTGCCGAATATAGAGTTTATGCACTCCCAGCAGAAAGCCCAAATCATGCTGGCAGAACATTAGTTATAGATCCAGAAAACCTAACAGCCTCTCCTTATGGTTGGCATGATGTAGATGGAATTCCTGGGGCAGATTATACTATAACTCGCGGGAACAATGCACACGCTTATAATGACATCGCAAATACAAACAGTAGCCCAGGCAACGAACCTAATGGCGGTACTGCGTTATCTTTTGATTTTACTTCAAATTTAGCTTTAGCTC
Protein-coding sequences here:
- a CDS encoding DUF6265 family protein translates to MKNYILLLLLTASFGFAQNTLHYNDEKGSPKATLQNISWISGNWIGEALGGICEENWSKPIGNSMMFNFKLVKNGKVVFYELGHIIEKDNTLLLQLKHFGADLKGWEKPEISEEFRLVKVEENKVFFNQFTFEKVSDNEMNIYVVFEETGKEMKFNYKK
- a CDS encoding SDR family oxidoreductase, with the protein product MKRNEISILGCGWLGLPLAKKLIENGFSIKGSTTSEEKLTVLEENKIQPYLIALDEDKIIGNITNFLTESEVLIIDIPPKLRSSQSENFVSKIKNLIIEIEKSAIKKVLFISSTSVYGDLPIFSTGLEVTEESALNPDSEGGKQLLEVEQLLQSNPNFKTTVIRFGGLIGKDRHPIQFLAGRENVENPEAPINFIHQDDCIGIIEKLINKGLRQAQSDNWDWNETFNAVAPEHPTRADYYHKKALEMNLKVPTFVKDSKSKGKIISSKKLQKILNYTFQKQI
- a CDS encoding DMT family transporter codes for the protein MAYYSVFHNYITKKKNAIGLPVLALIWCCFFWGTTWIASKEGVKHMPALQLVAIRQLLGGLIFLIYFLAIKAPWPNKRQWRNILILSVLNFMLSNGLSTWGVKYISSGLGAIIGSIFPLWIVIISFFRGEKVSWRATLGLVICFLGICVIFYDYLHDFLNPEFQFGIILSIIATFTWALSTIYIKENNTNFNPYFNIGLQMLISCTVMFSVCEFSGISMPLNEIPAISWWAIIYLVLFGSVFTFIAFIYSLEHLPREISSLYAYVNPMVALLFGYLLFNESLSTTIIIGGLITLSGLFMVNKAIKKK
- a CDS encoding M13 family metallopeptidase; its protein translation is MKNYIFKGSLGFLFLASLLNSCKAKQEATHVVESVEVKKESVGINTDFMDTSVKPSDDFFRYVNGKWLDNTEIPSDRTRWGSFDELRKNTDEDVMAILKDAINDKSIDPNSDQAKAINLYKSILDTVTRNKQGIEPIKPYLAKIDAVKSSKDVAALITEMEADGNGVGFFGSYVYTDAKNSSRNVVYLSTGSLGLPDRDYYVSDAPDNVEKRQKYQAHIARMLQFIGEDEKTATSNAAKILALETKMSTATLDRVERRDRRKTYNPMTIAELQKLSPSVNWSSYYQGIGIGKIDSVIVSQPKYIETVESILKESKVDSWKAYMKWTVLRQSSGLLTTEIGNANWEFYGKTLTGAVKQRPADERALATVNGTLGEALGKLYVEKKFPAEAKAKAEAMIANVFLAFENRIDNLPWMTKATKENAKLKLRKSRVKIGYPDKWKDYSELVIASPENGGTYFENMKNASKWGNNENIKKLGKPVDKEEWGMSPQTVNAYFNPSNNEIVFPAAILQPPFYDYKADEAVNYGGIGAVIGHEISHGFDDSGSRYDADGNLVNWWSDEDLTQFTSLGGALADQYSNLQPLPGTFVDGKFTLGENIGDLGGVNAAYDGLQIYLAKNGNPGLIDGFTPEQRFFISWSTIWRSKMRDEAIKNQVKTDPHSPGMYRAYVPLQNVDAFYKAFSIKEGDGMYIAPDKRVKIW